One region of Pseudomonas alvandae genomic DNA includes:
- a CDS encoding hybrid sensor histidine kinase/response regulator — protein MRYLLMLLLCLSPLASALEFDEFTQSLPLGNALQVFEDASGTASIDDVLAQAAAGRFKPHDKATLNAGYSRSAFWLKIDLHYRPGNPGAQRTWLLELAYPPLDHLDLYLADGTGAYRLVRQTGDALPFARREIRQNNYLFSLDFQPDQRQTVYLRLQSEGSIQAPLTLWSSTAYLEQQPLRLYVLGIIYGVLLGMLVYNLFIYLSVRDTSYLYYIFYIASFGLYQLSVNGAAVEYFWPDNPWWANAATPFFIGCAGLFGSQFARSFLQTAQHSRWLDRLLLALIAYGAVVVGLSLMTSYALALRLATALALVFTVVIFAAGLFAWWRGLRVARYFIIAWSAFLLGGIVNTMMVLGYLPNIFLTMYASQIGSAIEVALLSLALADRINAMREQQAQTLFDAGQKLEVLNQQLAQGNKLKDEFLATLTHELRTPMNGVIGSLELMETVEMDEELTQYQQTAAGSARDMMRMVNGILTLTELQAGKLKVYPAPFSLRGVIDALQVQFGANAAAKGLDFKVDINPGLADRLLGDSGKLAQCLECLLDNAIKFTRSGGVALRVSGRPSELDRLVLSFAVIDTGIGFTDLGEATLYQRFFQLDGSMTREYGGLGVGLAICRQLVELLGGRLTHTSEPGRGSRFQLDVAFDIALPAGVPSPFSFNGRRDSREPQDCTVLLADDNNIDQLVMRGMLLKLGYRVRTVDSGRAALDVLQVESFDAVLLDCQSSPQDGVSVGCQIRALAGCEDLPVLVASPRHDAACCPSGALIDYLGKPVKFEVLQAVLQRRVLCPKQGESADI, from the coding sequence ATGCGCTATTTGCTGATGTTGCTGTTGTGCTTGTCCCCCTTGGCAAGCGCCCTCGAATTCGATGAATTTACCCAGAGCCTGCCCTTGGGCAACGCCCTGCAAGTCTTTGAAGACGCCAGCGGCACGGCTTCCATCGATGACGTCCTGGCCCAGGCTGCGGCCGGTCGCTTCAAACCCCATGACAAAGCCACGTTGAACGCCGGTTATTCACGCTCGGCGTTCTGGCTGAAAATCGACTTGCACTATCGTCCGGGCAATCCCGGCGCCCAGCGGACCTGGCTGTTGGAGCTGGCATATCCACCGTTGGATCACCTGGACCTGTATCTGGCCGATGGCACCGGAGCGTATCGCCTGGTCCGCCAGACGGGCGACGCGTTGCCGTTCGCCCGTCGCGAGATTCGCCAGAACAATTACCTGTTCAGCCTGGACTTCCAGCCCGATCAACGTCAGACCGTCTACCTGCGGCTGCAAAGCGAGGGCTCGATCCAGGCGCCACTGACGCTGTGGTCGAGCACCGCTTATCTGGAACAACAGCCGTTGCGCCTGTATGTGCTGGGGATCATTTATGGCGTGTTGCTGGGCATGCTGGTCTACAACCTGTTCATTTACCTGAGCGTGCGCGACACCAGCTACCTGTATTACATCTTCTACATTGCCTCGTTCGGCCTGTATCAATTGTCGGTCAATGGCGCGGCGGTCGAATATTTCTGGCCGGACAATCCCTGGTGGGCCAACGCCGCGACGCCGTTCTTCATCGGCTGCGCGGGCCTGTTCGGCAGCCAGTTCGCCCGCAGCTTCCTGCAGACCGCGCAACACAGCCGCTGGCTCGACCGGTTGCTGCTGGCGCTGATTGCCTACGGCGCGGTGGTGGTGGGCTTGTCATTGATGACCAGCTACGCCCTGGCGTTGCGCCTGGCAACCGCATTGGCGCTGGTGTTCACCGTGGTGATTTTCGCCGCCGGGCTGTTCGCCTGGTGGCGTGGCCTGCGCGTCGCGCGTTATTTCATCATCGCCTGGTCGGCGTTCCTGCTGGGCGGCATCGTCAACACAATGATGGTGCTCGGTTATCTGCCGAACATCTTCCTGACCATGTACGCCAGCCAGATTGGCTCGGCCATCGAGGTGGCGCTGTTGTCCCTCGCCCTGGCCGACCGCATCAACGCCATGCGCGAGCAGCAGGCCCAGACGCTGTTCGATGCCGGGCAGAAATTGGAAGTGCTCAACCAGCAACTGGCCCAGGGCAATAAACTCAAGGATGAATTCCTCGCCACCTTGACCCATGAGTTGCGCACGCCGATGAACGGCGTGATCGGCTCGCTGGAGTTGATGGAAACCGTCGAAATGGACGAGGAGTTGACCCAGTACCAACAGACCGCCGCCGGTTCGGCGCGGGACATGATGCGCATGGTCAACGGCATCCTTACGCTCACCGAGTTGCAGGCCGGCAAACTCAAGGTCTACCCGGCGCCGTTCAGCCTGCGCGGTGTGATTGACGCGTTGCAGGTGCAGTTCGGTGCCAACGCGGCGGCCAAGGGCCTGGATTTCAAGGTCGACATAAACCCCGGCCTGGCAGACCGGCTGTTGGGTGACAGCGGCAAACTGGCCCAGTGCCTGGAATGCCTTCTGGACAACGCCATCAAGTTCACCCGCTCAGGGGGCGTCGCGTTGCGGGTCAGCGGGCGTCCGTCGGAGCTCGATCGCCTGGTGTTGTCCTTCGCCGTGATCGACACCGGCATCGGTTTTACCGACCTTGGCGAAGCAACTTTGTACCAGCGCTTTTTCCAGCTCGACGGTTCGATGACCCGCGAATACGGCGGCCTCGGTGTGGGCCTGGCGATCTGCCGCCAACTGGTCGAATTGCTCGGCGGGCGGCTGACCCACACCTCCGAGCCGGGGCGCGGCAGCCGTTTCCAGCTGGACGTGGCGTTCGACATCGCGTTGCCGGCGGGTGTCCCGAGCCCTTTTTCATTCAACGGGCGCCGGGATTCGCGCGAGCCCCAGGATTGCACAGTGCTGTTGGCGGATGACAACAACATCGATCAGTTGGTCATGCGCGGCATGCTGCTCAAGCTGGGCTACCGGGTGCGTACCGTCGACAGTGGTCGGGCTGCCTTGGATGTGCTGCAGGTCGAAAGTTTTGACGCAGTGCTCCTCGATTGCCAGTCATCGCCCCAGGATGGCGTGTCAGTCGGCTGCCAGATTCGGGCGCTGGCCGGTTGCGAGGATTTGCCCGTGCTGGTAGCCAGTCCGCGTCATGATGCAGCTTGCTGCCCTTCGGGAGCCTTGATCGACTATCTGGGCAAACCGGTGAAATTCGAGGTCTTGCAAGCCGTTTTGCAGCGGCGAGTACTTTGTCCGAAACAGGGTGAAAGCGCCGATATTTAG
- a CDS encoding hydroxymethylpyrimidine/phosphomethylpyrimidine kinase: MNIYSSRPVVLCLSGHDPSGGAGLQADIEALLAQGCHAAPAVTALTVQDTVNVSDFRVLDREWVLAQANAVLNDSPVAAVKLGMLGSLEMVDTVVELLQAHPHLPMVCDPVLRAGGGGRLGKDEVGYAMRERLLPLAIIATPNLPEARILAELPEGSADECAEKLLPFVKHLLITGGHGDEHEVHNRLYSRDGRRETFTCQRLPGSYHGSGCTLASAIAGRLAQGEQLASAVKTALDYTWRTLRDAEQLGKGQFVPRRLPLDFCS; encoded by the coding sequence ATGAATATCTACAGCTCTCGCCCCGTTGTCCTCTGTCTCTCCGGCCACGACCCCAGTGGTGGCGCCGGCTTGCAGGCAGATATCGAAGCCCTGCTCGCCCAGGGCTGTCATGCCGCCCCGGCGGTTACCGCGTTGACCGTGCAAGACACTGTCAACGTCAGCGATTTCCGCGTACTCGATCGCGAGTGGGTGCTGGCGCAAGCCAATGCCGTGCTCAACGATTCGCCCGTGGCGGCGGTCAAGCTGGGGATGCTCGGCTCGCTGGAAATGGTCGACACGGTGGTCGAGCTGCTCCAGGCGCACCCCCATCTGCCGATGGTCTGCGACCCGGTGCTGCGCGCCGGTGGCGGTGGACGGCTGGGCAAGGATGAAGTCGGCTACGCCATGCGCGAGCGCCTGCTGCCGTTGGCGATCATCGCCACGCCCAACCTGCCTGAAGCGCGCATCCTCGCCGAACTGCCAGAAGGCAGCGCCGATGAATGCGCCGAAAAACTGCTGCCCTTCGTCAAGCACCTGCTGATCACCGGCGGTCACGGCGACGAGCATGAAGTCCATAATCGCCTGTACAGCCGCGACGGACGCCGCGAAACGTTCACCTGCCAGCGCTTGCCTGGCAGTTATCACGGTTCCGGTTGCACCCTCGCCAGCGCCATTGCCGGCAGGCTGGCCCAGGGCGAACAGCTCGCCAGCGCGGTCAAGACAGCGCTGGACTACACCTGGCGCACCCTGCGCGACGCCGAGCAACTGGGCAAAGGCCAGTTCGTACCGCGTCGCCTGCCGCTGGATTTCTGCTCGTAG
- the thiE gene encoding thiamine phosphate synthase has protein sequence MKLRGLYAVTDSQLLAGKFLAYVEAALEGGVTLLQYRDKSSDEARRLREAEALRNLCERYKTQLIINDDAELAARLGVGVHLGQTDGPLAPVRALLGHKAIVGSTCHASLELAEQAVNEGASYVAFGRFFNSSTKPGAPSANLELLEQARIKLHVPICAIGGITLENAAPLVAHGVDLLAVVHGLFGADSTAEVTRRARAFNDLLLIK, from the coding sequence ATGAAATTACGTGGCCTTTATGCCGTCACCGATAGCCAGTTGCTGGCCGGCAAATTCCTCGCTTATGTCGAAGCGGCGCTGGAAGGCGGCGTGACGTTGCTGCAATACCGCGACAAAAGCAGCGACGAGGCCCGGCGCCTGCGGGAAGCCGAAGCCCTGCGCAACCTGTGCGAGCGCTACAAGACCCAACTGATCATCAACGATGACGCCGAACTGGCCGCGCGCCTCGGCGTCGGCGTCCACCTGGGCCAGACCGATGGCCCGTTGGCACCGGTGCGGGCGTTGCTGGGCCACAAGGCAATCGTCGGCTCCACCTGCCACGCCAGCCTGGAATTGGCCGAACAGGCCGTCAACGAAGGCGCCAGCTATGTCGCATTCGGGCGCTTCTTCAACTCCAGCACCAAGCCCGGCGCGCCCAGCGCAAACCTTGAACTGCTCGAACAGGCCCGCATCAAATTGCATGTACCGATTTGCGCGATCGGCGGCATCACCCTGGAAAACGCCGCCCCGCTGGTGGCCCACGGGGTCGATCTGCTCGCGGTGGTTCATGGCCTGTTCGGCGCCGACAGCACCGCTGAAGTGACGCGCCGCGCCCGCGCCTTCAACGACCTGCTGCTCATCAAATAG
- the hemL gene encoding glutamate-1-semialdehyde 2,1-aminomutase, which translates to MSRSETLFANAQKHIPGGVNSPVRAFKSVGGTPLFFKHAEGAYVTDEDDKRYVDYVGSWGPMILGHSHPDVLDAVRKQLEHGLSYGAPTAMETEMADLVCSIVPSMEMVRMVSSGTEATMSAIRLARGYTGRDSIIKFEGCYHGHSDSLLVKAGSGALTQGVPSSAGVPAAFAKHTLTLPFNDLEEVEKMLGEVGQEVACIIVEPVAGNMNCVPPAPGFLEGLRSLCDQHGVVLIFDEVMTGFRVALGGAQAHYGVTPDLSTFGKIIGGGMPVGCFGGKRAIMECIAPLGPVYQAGTLSGNPLAMAAGLTTLRLISRPGFHAELTDFTTRLLDGLQVRADAAGIPFVTTQAGGMFGLYFSGADDIVTFDDVMASDSDRFKRFFHLMLEGGVYLAPSAFEAGFTSIAHGDAELKITLDAAERAFAALK; encoded by the coding sequence ATGTCCCGTTCCGAAACCCTGTTTGCCAACGCCCAGAAACACATCCCCGGCGGCGTGAACTCGCCCGTTCGTGCGTTCAAGAGCGTCGGCGGCACCCCGCTGTTCTTCAAGCATGCCGAAGGCGCATACGTCACCGACGAAGACGACAAGCGCTACGTCGACTATGTGGGTTCGTGGGGTCCGATGATCCTCGGCCACAGCCATCCTGACGTGCTGGATGCCGTGCGCAAGCAGCTGGAACACGGCCTGTCCTACGGCGCGCCGACGGCGATGGAAACCGAAATGGCCGACCTGGTCTGCTCCATCGTGCCGTCGATGGAAATGGTGCGCATGGTCAGCTCCGGCACCGAAGCGACGATGAGCGCGATTCGCCTGGCCCGCGGCTACACCGGTCGCGACAGCATCATCAAGTTCGAAGGCTGCTACCACGGCCATTCCGACAGCCTGCTGGTCAAGGCCGGTTCCGGCGCGCTGACCCAAGGCGTGCCCAGCTCGGCGGGCGTGCCGGCGGCGTTCGCCAAACACACCCTGACGTTGCCGTTCAACGATCTTGAAGAAGTCGAGAAGATGCTCGGCGAAGTCGGCCAGGAAGTGGCCTGCATCATTGTCGAGCCAGTGGCCGGCAACATGAACTGCGTGCCGCCGGCGCCGGGTTTCCTCGAAGGCCTGCGCAGCCTGTGCGACCAGCATGGCGTGGTGTTGATTTTCGATGAAGTGATGACCGGTTTCCGCGTCGCCCTCGGCGGCGCCCAGGCCCATTACGGTGTGACGCCGGACTTGAGCACCTTCGGCAAGATCATCGGCGGCGGCATGCCGGTGGGCTGCTTCGGTGGCAAGCGCGCGATCATGGAATGCATCGCGCCACTGGGCCCGGTCTACCAGGCCGGCACGCTGTCGGGCAACCCGCTGGCCATGGCTGCCGGCCTGACCACCCTGCGCCTGATCAGCCGCCCGGGTTTTCATGCCGAACTGACCGACTTCACCACACGCCTGCTCGATGGCTTGCAGGTACGTGCCGATGCGGCGGGCATTCCGTTCGTCACCACCCAGGCCGGTGGCATGTTCGGCCTGTATTTCAGTGGCGCCGATGACATCGTGACCTTCGACGACGTGATGGCCAGCGACTCTGACCGCTTCAAGCGCTTCTTCCACCTGATGCTCGAAGGTGGCGTCTACCTTGCACCAAGCGCGTTCGAAGCCGGCTTCACCTCCATCGCCCATGGCGACGCCGAGTTGAAGATCACACTCGACGCGGCCGAGCGCGCCTTCGCGGCGCTGAAATAA
- a CDS encoding tetratricopeptide repeat protein: protein MNRTGRTLALGCLLLLQPLLANAQAGGNSLLIPAMGRCTLNTQPQDLAPALDACRKAADAGDAQAQYELGEFYYDGKAAPRDLKQALGYFEKASLQGHAQAQYKLGGMFFHGEGVPANNVQAYIVLKMAAVNGAEEALDTADEVAEQMPRDELEVATQVLGQIFRKYLMELQNADGRTPFSPLP, encoded by the coding sequence ATGAACCGCACCGGCCGCACCCTTGCCCTGGGCTGCCTGTTGCTCCTTCAGCCCCTGCTCGCGAATGCACAGGCAGGCGGTAACTCGTTGTTGATCCCGGCGATGGGCCGTTGCACGCTCAACACCCAGCCACAAGATCTCGCACCGGCACTCGACGCCTGTCGAAAAGCGGCCGACGCGGGCGACGCGCAAGCGCAATACGAGTTGGGCGAGTTCTACTACGACGGAAAGGCCGCGCCCCGCGACCTCAAGCAAGCCCTGGGTTACTTCGAAAAAGCCTCACTGCAAGGCCATGCCCAGGCGCAATACAAGCTGGGTGGCATGTTCTTCCATGGTGAAGGCGTGCCGGCCAACAATGTCCAGGCTTATATCGTCTTGAAGATGGCGGCGGTCAACGGCGCTGAAGAGGCATTGGACACCGCTGATGAAGTCGCCGAGCAGATGCCCCGCGACGAACTCGAAGTGGCGACCCAGGTGCTGGGGCAGATCTTTCGCAAATACCTGATGGAATTGCAGAACGCCGATGGGCGCACGCCTTTCTCGCCACTGCCCTGA
- a CDS encoding DUF1820 family protein, which produces MTKREAPIYKVIFLNQGQVFEMYAKQIYQSDLWGFLEVEEFVFGERTQVVVDPSEEKLKAQFEGVVRSFVPMHSIVRIDEVERLGTPKISEARGAVGNVMPFPMPMPEK; this is translated from the coding sequence ATGACCAAACGTGAAGCTCCAATCTACAAGGTGATTTTCCTCAACCAGGGCCAGGTGTTCGAAATGTACGCCAAGCAGATCTATCAAAGTGATCTGTGGGGTTTCCTGGAAGTCGAGGAATTCGTCTTTGGCGAGCGCACGCAAGTGGTCGTCGACCCGAGCGAAGAAAAGCTCAAGGCACAATTCGAAGGCGTGGTGCGCAGCTTCGTGCCAATGCATTCGATCGTGCGCATCGATGAGGTGGAGCGCCTCGGCACGCCAAAAATCAGCGAAGCCCGCGGCGCGGTCGGCAATGTGATGCCGTTTCCGATGCCGATGCCTGAGAAGTAG